The following is a genomic window from Fibrobacter sp. UWB15.
AGTTGCCGAAGGTGGTAAAACTGGCGCTGATATCGATGGTAGAAAGACCCGTGACGCACACGGCAGACATGGCCGTGAAGAATGCGTCGAGTACGCCGACCGGTTCACGCTGCGCAAACGGGAGCGACAACAGGAGTGCTCCCAAAGAAACCAGCGCGAGGTAGCCGGACACGATCATCAAAATCGGGTTGCCCGACTTTTTCTTGACTTCGGCCTTCTTTTCCACGAAGTCAAACGCTTCGTACCTAGAACGTAACATGGGCGTAAATATAGAAATTAATCCCTATCTTGCCTAGGTTTTGGCGGTTTTCTACATTTGGCCGCGTATGAAGAATTTACGTGCCATTTTGATGCCGATTGCGATTTTGCTCGGGATTTTGCTCCCGCAGGCGCACGTGCTTTCGCCGTTAATGCCGTTTTTGATTGGTACCATGATGTTTTTGACGTTTGTGACGAAAATTCCGCCACAGACGCATGGTTACACGTTTAAAATTGAAATCCGCGCCCTGGTGGTGAGCCTGATTCTGGTCGCCGCTATCGCGGGCATCGTAAAGCTTTTCGACCTCCCGCGCGAGGTGCTTTTGGGTGGCGCCATCATTGCACTTTGCCCGCCTGCAAACGCTGCCCCTGCCATGGCCAAGATGCTCGGCGGTTCGGCCTCGCTTGCGTTAAAGATTTTCTTGAGCGGGAACCTGATTGCCTGCTTTTCGATTCCCCTTGTGTTCGGTTACCTGACCGGCACCGATGCGGGCCTCTCTGAAATCGCGATGAAGATTTTCAATACGATTCAGCCCATCATCAGCATTCCGCTTGCGTTTGCGCTTGGCCTGCGGGCATTTTACCCGGAACTTGCCGACCGTGCTGCCAAATACCAGAAGTACACCATGTTCGTGTGGACGTTCTCGGTATTCGTGATTTTGGCGAAGGCGAGCTATGACATCCGCGAAATGGGATTTACGGAACTTTGGAATAGCGGTAAGCTCCCGATGATGGCGGGAATTTCGCTGGTACTTTGCGTGCTGCTCTTTTCGCTCGGCTGGTTTGTCGAAAGAAACCGTCGCCCCATCGAAAGCTCCCAAAGCATGGGCCAGAAGAATACGACGCTCGTCATCTGGATTGCCACTTTGTATGCGGGCCCCGTCGTGGCGCTCGCCCCCACGTGCTACGTGGTGTGGCAGAATCTGGTTCTCAGCTGGATGAGCGCAAGGATCAAGCCGAAGGAACCTACACAAACAGGAATCGCAAAATCGGAATAATTATATTTATTCCATGACTCCCGCCGAACTTGTCAAGCGCCTGTTGGCCGAACAGGATTTGAAGTACCGCGATTTTCACGCATCGCTGTTGCCGAACATCGACAAAAAATCGATTATCGGCGTGCGCGTGCCCACCATGCGAAAGATTGCGAAGGAGTTCGCGGCGGTCGATGTCGCCAAGTTTTTGGACAAACTGCCGCACAAGTACTTCGAAGAAAACCAGGTGCACCTTTTTGTGGTCGAGCGCATCAAGGATTTTGACGAATGCCTGTACCGCATCGAACAGTTCTTGCCCTACATTGACAACTGGGCAGTTTGCGATGGTAAGTCACCAAAGGCGTTGCTCAAGGATGAAACGCGGTTCGTGTCGTGCATCGAAAAATGGCTCAAGTCAAAGCCCCCTTACACGGTTCGCTTCGGCGTGAACATGCTCATGAACTTTTTCCTGGACGAGCGATTCGACCAGCGATTCTTAAAATGGGTCGCGGCTATCGATGAATCTCTGTTTAATGACGACGGCCGCGCGGAATGTCCCACCGACCGCTACTACGTGCAAATGGTCATCGCCTGGTACATGGCGACGGCGCTTGCCAAGCAATGGGACGCGACATTCCCCTACATCAGGGGCCGCAAACTTTCCCCCTGGATTCACGCGAAATCCATCCAGAAAGCCTGCGAAAGCTACCGCATCACGCAGGAGCAAAAAGAAATCCTGCGTGGGTTGAAATAGAACCGTAATTTCCCCCAAAAAGTCCACATTTGACATTTAGTCATTTTGGGGGTATA
Proteins encoded in this region:
- a CDS encoding bile acid:sodium symporter family protein gives rise to the protein MKNLRAILMPIAILLGILLPQAHVLSPLMPFLIGTMMFLTFVTKIPPQTHGYTFKIEIRALVVSLILVAAIAGIVKLFDLPREVLLGGAIIALCPPANAAPAMAKMLGGSASLALKIFLSGNLIACFSIPLVFGYLTGTDAGLSEIAMKIFNTIQPIISIPLAFALGLRAFYPELADRAAKYQKYTMFVWTFSVFVILAKASYDIREMGFTELWNSGKLPMMAGISLVLCVLLFSLGWFVERNRRPIESSQSMGQKNTTLVIWIATLYAGPVVALAPTCYVVWQNLVLSWMSARIKPKEPTQTGIAKSE
- a CDS encoding DNA alkylation repair protein, with amino-acid sequence MTPAELVKRLLAEQDLKYRDFHASLLPNIDKKSIIGVRVPTMRKIAKEFAAVDVAKFLDKLPHKYFEENQVHLFVVERIKDFDECLYRIEQFLPYIDNWAVCDGKSPKALLKDETRFVSCIEKWLKSKPPYTVRFGVNMLMNFFLDERFDQRFLKWVAAIDESLFNDDGRAECPTDRYYVQMVIAWYMATALAKQWDATFPYIRGRKLSPWIHAKSIQKACESYRITQEQKEILRGLK